A genome region from Gadus chalcogrammus isolate NIFS_2021 chromosome 5, NIFS_Gcha_1.0, whole genome shotgun sequence includes the following:
- the coch gene encoding cochlin, with the protein MEFHFILAAAGVVLLFNPTLCSDSVPSPITCLTRGADLLEDHQVVLCPPGCAEWRMSVFGTGPYASISNVCGAAIHSGAVGVSGGPLQVSRVLGRRSYRSSYSNGVQSQALSLWTSSLSLTKPVHIPLEMSSNTSTIKLPTKKLALKKKALKKPTVKKTIKGNTECQVELAVVFDGSRNLGQRRFGLQKNFLSKLVTALKVGPSGPHVGLVQTGDTPRTEVYLSNSTQQLMQAIKELPYLGGDTNTGKAMQHAAEGFFLAEWGARRGHPRVMLVLLDGWPSDDLEQAAGLARDSGINVFLLSVAKPTPEELPQVHDLDYAKKAVCKDNGFFSLSVPSWFSTTKHVRSLSQKICSPDALQCSRTCLNSVNIGFLIDGSSSVGDVNFRLVLNFLTAIAQSFDISDVGSRIGAVQYTYEQRIEFGLSDFLSKEEVVAGLSKIRYMNGGTATGQAINYVTENLFKTSVPGRNFLIIVTDGQSYDDIGGPAQNAQKHGITVFAVGTAWAPMEDLKAMASQPHDRHTYFSREFSGLKAFSQDVVRAICQDFGSNN; encoded by the exons ATGGAGTTCCACTTCATCCTGGCGGCTGCAG GTGTGGTGTTGTTATTCAACCCAACATTGTGCTCAGATTCCG TCCCCTCCCCCATCACGTGCCTGACCCGCGGTGCTGACCTGCTGGAGGACCACCAGGTGGTGCTGTGTCCCCCCGGCTGCGCCGAGTGGAGGATGTCTGTGTTCGGGACCGGGCCCTATGCCTCCATCTCCAACGTGTGTGGAGCCGCCATCCACAG TGGGGCGGTGGGGGTCAGCGGGGGTCCGCTCCAGGTCAGCAGGGTGCTGGGGAGGCGGAGCTACAGGAGTTCCTACTCCAACGGCGTCCAATCACAGGCCCTGTCTCTCTGGacttcctccctcagcctcacaa aacCAGTCCACATACCCCTGGAGATGTCCAGTAACACCAGCACTATAAAACTGCCTACTAAGAAGCTTG CCCTGAAGAAGAAAGCCTTGAAGAAGCCAACAGTGAAGAAGACGATTAAAGGAAACACAG AGTGCCAGGTGGAGCTGGCGGTGGTGTTCGACGGCAGCAGGAACCTGGGCCAGCGGCGCTTCGGCCTCCAGAAGAACTTCCTCAGCAAGCTGGTGACGGCGCTGAAGGTCGGGCCCTCGGGACCCCACGTGGGCCTGGTGCAGACCGg ggacACTCCCAGGACAGAGGTCTATCTTTCCAACTCCACCCAGCAGCTCATGCAGGCGATCAAAGAACTGCCGTACCTGGGGGGCGACACCAACACAG GGAAGGCCATGCAGCACGCGGCGGAGGGCTTCTTCCTGGCGGAGTGGGGGGCGCGGCGGGGCCACCCCCGCGtgatgctggtgctgctggacgGCTGGCCCTCGGACGACCTGGAGCAGGCAGCCGGCCTGGCCCGCGACTCGGGCATCAACGTCTTCCTGCTGTCGGTGGCCAAGCCCACCCCCGAGGAGCTGCCCCAGGTCCACGACCTGGACTACGCCAAGAag gcggTGTGTAAGGACAACGGGTTCTTCAGCCTGTCGGTGCCCAGCTGGTTCTCCACCACCAAACACGTGCGCTCGCTGAGCCAGAAGATCTGCTCCCCCGATGCCCTCCAGTGCa gtcgGACGTGTCTGAACTCGGTCAACATCGGCTTCCTGATTGACGGCTCCTCCAGCGTCGGCGACGTTAACTTCCGCCTGGTGCTCAACTTCCTGACCGCCATCGCTCAGAGCTTCGACATCTCTGACGTGGGCTCACGCatcg GCGCGGTTCAGTACACCTACGAGCAGCGCATAGAGTTCGGTCTGTCCGACTTCCTGTCCAAGGAGGAAGTGGTCGCAGGTCTGAGCAAAATCCGCTACATGAACGGCGGGACGGCGACCGGTCAGGCCATCAACTACGTCACCGAAAACCTCTTCAA GACCTCGGTTCCCGGGAGGAacttcctcatcatcgtcaccGACGGCCAATCATACGATGACATCGGTGGCCCCGCCCAGAACGCTCAgaaacacg GGATCACGGTGTTCGCGGTGGGCACGGCCTGGGCGCCCATGGAGGACCTGAAGGCGATGGCATCCCAGCCCCACGACCGCCACACCTACTTCAGCCGCGAGTTCAGCGGGCTGAAGGCCTTCTCCCAGGACGTGGTCCGGGCTATCTGCCAGGACTTCGGCTCCAACAACTGA
- the ehd4 gene encoding EH domain-containing protein 4 has protein sequence MFSWVKQEQGGRNKEGEMYQTVTEGLQSLYSKKLLPLEETYLFHDFHSPALEPADFQSKPMVLLVGQYSTGKTTFIRYLLEQDFPGMRIGPEPTTDGFIAVMHGETEGVIPGNALVVDPNKPFRKLNAFGNAFLNRLICSQMPNQVLQSISIIDTPGILSGEKQRLSRGYDFSEVLRWFGERVDRIILLFDAHKLDISDEFSEAIKAFRGQDDKIRVVLNKADQVDTQQLMRVYGALMWSLGKVINTPEVARVYLGSFWAKPLQNSENRRLFEAETQDLFRDIQGLPRNAALRKLNDLIKRARLAKVHAYIISHLKKEMPSLFGREKKKEELIMRLPEIYTILQREHHISPGDFPNVTKMQDQLQHYDFSKFPSLKMKLIENVDKMLAHKIAGLMAMIREEESLAPPPMVMGGCFEGSQDGPFGHGYGEGVSAGEDGEEWIVNRDKHRYDEIFYTLNPINGKISGVNAKKEMMSSRLPNTVLGKIWKLADCDHDGMLDDQEFALAQHLIKVKLEGYEIPSELPAHLIPPGHRKDPTADTLYPRVED, from the exons ATGTTCAGTTGGGTGAAACAGGAGCAGGGCGGACGGaacaaggagggagagatgtACCAAACGGTGACCGAAGGGCTGCAGAGCCTGTACTCCAAGAAGCTTCTGCCGCTGGAGGAGACATACCTCTTCCATGACTTCCACTCTCCTGCCCTGGAGCCGGCGGACTTCCAGAGCAAACCCATGGTGCTCCTGGTGGGGCAGTACTCCACCGGGAAGACCACCTTCATCAG GTATCTCCTGGAGCAGGACTTCCCTGGGATGCGGATCGGACCGGAGCCCACCACAGACGGCTTCATCGCGGTGATGCACGGGGAGACGGAGGGCGTCATCCCCGGCAACGCGCTGGTGGTGGATCCCAACAAGCCCTTCAGGAAGCTCAACGCCTTCGGGAACGCCTTCCTCAACCG GTTAATCTGCTCCCAGATGCCCAACCAGGTCCTCCAGAGCATCAGCATCATCGACACGCCCGGCATCCTGTCAGGGGAGAAGCAACGCCTCAGCAGAG GCTACGACTTCTCTGAGGTGCTGCGGTGGTTCGGGGAGCGCGTGGACCGGATCATCCTGCTGTTCGACGCCCACAAGCTGGACATCTCGGACGAGTTCTCCGAGGCCATCAAGGCCTTCAGGGGGCAGGACGACAAGATCAGGGTGGTCCTGAACAAGGCCGACCAG GTGGACACCCAGCAGCTGATGCGTGTGTACGGCGCCCTCATGTGGTCCCTGGGGAAGGTGATCAACACCCCCGAGGTGGCCCGCGTCTACCTGGGCTCCTTCTGGGCCAAGCCCCTCCAGAACTCAGAGAACAG GCGTCTGTTCGAGGCGGAGACCCAGGACCTGTTCCGGGACATCCAGGGTCTGCCGCGGAACGCTGCCCTGCGCAAACTCAATGACCTCATCAAGAGGGCGCGGCTCGCCAAG GTACACGCCTACATCATCAGCCACCTGAAGAaggagatgccctctctgtttgggcgggagaagaagaaggaggagcttATCATGCGCCTGCCAGAGATCTACACCATCCTGCAGCGAGAGCACCACATCAGCCCTGGAGACTTCCCCAACGTCACCAAGATGCAg gACCAGCTGCAGCACTACGACTTCAGCAAGTTCCCGTCCCTGAAGATGAAGCTGATCGAGAACGTGGACAAGATGCTCGCCCACAAGATCGCCGGGCTGATGGCCATGATCCGGGAGGAGGAgtctctggccccgccccccatggTGATGGGCGGATGCTTCGAGGGCTCCCAGGACGGGCCCTTCGGCCACGGCTACGGCGAGGGCGTGAGCGCCGGGGAGGACGGCGAGGAGTGGATCGTGAACCGGGACAAGCACCGCTACGACGAGATCTTCTACACGCTCAATCCCATCAACGGCAAGATCTCCGGGGTGAACGCCAAGAAGGAGATGATGAGCTCGCGGCTGCCCAACACCGTGCTGGGAAAGATCTGGAAGCTGGCGGACTGCGATCACGACGGCATGCTGGACGACCAGGAGTTCGCGCTGGCGCAGCACCTCATCAAGGTGAAGCTGGAGGGCTACGAGATCCCCTCGGAGCTGCCGGCCCACCTCATCCCCCCCGGACACCGCAAGGACCCCACCGCCGACACCCTCTACCCCCGCGTCGAGGACTAG